The Glycine soja cultivar W05 chromosome 19, ASM419377v2, whole genome shotgun sequence genomic sequence ggtaatcgattactagattgctataatcgattaccagtagcaaaatgtttttgaaaaagttttcaaattgaatttacaacgttccaattaatttcaaaaggctgtaatcgattacaatgttttggtaatcgattaccagtgcctttgaacgttgaaattcaaattcaaaagtgaagagtcacatcctttcacataaaagctttgtgtaatcgattacactgatttggtaatcgattaccagtgattgtttctgaataaatcaaaagatgtaactcttcaaaaggtttttgagttTTTCgcattggttttaagtttttctaaaagtcataactcttccaaatggttctcttgaccagacatgaagagtctataaaagcaaggctttgatttgcttttcaatacattcattcattcaatcttgaatacttttccaatcaatctcttacaatcctttacaagccttgaatctctttgaacttcttcttcttctttgtaccaaaagctttctgaagttttttggttttctaaaccttgaaaacttgtgctactcattcttttcatctcttctccctttgccaaaaagaattcgctaaggactaaccgcctgaattctttttgtgtatctcttctcccttttccaaaagaacaaaggactaaccgcctgaattcttttgtgtctcccttctcccttgtcaaataattcaaaacgacacagtctgagaattcttttgattcttccctttccctaatacaaaagtgttcaaaggactaaccgcctgagaattcttttgtatccccattcacaaagtatcaaaggtttaacagcctgagatctttgtcttaacacattggagggtacatcctttgtggtacaagtagagggtacatctacttgggttgttgactgagaacaagagagggtacatctcttgtggatcagttctagtggagggtacatccactaggttcaaagagaacaagggagggtacatcccttgtggatctttgcttgtaaaaggatttttacaaggttgaaagaaatctcaaggaccgtaggtcgcttggggactggatgtaggcacgggttgttgccgaaccagtataaaaactcttgtgtgtttgtctccttcttccctactcttttactttccgctgtgcatttaatttccgcttttactttctattaagtttctcttctactccttattctcttaacaacttagtaaaagccttagaagagtaattttttaattagtaaaggtttaggaataattaattcaaccccctcttcttaattattctgaggccactcgatccaacagtaacatctttctcctttctattcatgatttgtttttgatgttgacaaagggggagagatagataaaagatatatgaaatctttatgagacaactttttatatatgaaatctatGAAATCTTCATATCTCATATAAGAAATCATTGCAATACAAAGGGGGagtaaaactatatataaatggatattcttttttgttgttgttattcttgttgctcctaacctacaggtggttgtcatcatcaaaaaaggggagaatgtaagtcatgcaagctttgatgatgTCGAGAAGagatcacatgtttgtcatcatcaaaaagggggagaatgtgaaggtatgtatacatgattttgatgatgtcaaaagaagaatcaaacaaggctcatttgcttcaagattaatacaagatttttTCAACAagcaaagccttgattcaagatttcttcaagatcaagccttgcctcaaaacgaAAGCTTTCAAGTCatccaaggcacatgtaatcgattaccaatacatgtaatcgattaccaatggttggaaagtgtgtaatcgattacacatcatatgtaatcgattaccagagactctgaacgttgggaattcaaattttaaatgaagagtcacaattattcaagaaaaataactgtgtaatcaattacactaatgctgtaatcgattactagagaggattttcaaggaatatcgccaatagccacatcttatcatttggattttgaatggccatcaaaggcctatatatatgtgtgacttgggacaAAATTGGTagagagagtttttctgaactgaaatgtcttatcctctcaaaaagattccttggtcaaacacttgcatattcaataaggaatcttgattgatcttcaattgtaatatctttctcttttaaaGAGATTTCTTcgtctcttcttcttacttctgaaaagggattaagagatcgtgggtctcttgttgtaaaggattcctgaatacaagggaagggttgtccctgtgtggttcagactttgtaaacggatttttacaaagggagtggaaaatctcaagtgggttgcttgagtactggacgtaggcaagcacggactttgccgaaccagtataaaaatgtgtttgcattctctcttcccttatctcatttattttgttgcaatcaattttgtctttcatgtttagagaacattattaaattgattgctactTCTTCTGCATTAtgagcctatccctcttaagttattgaggccgctGGTTTAACACAaagtgactatatgatgtggcaatggggtgtaacaagaaaatgctcacctcccccttaggcttgttcgaaatttaattggattgggcttctcgcaattcaattaaatttctctcccaacacacacatcaaatagtgcacttaatgcatgtgaaattataaaattacccctaatacaaaaactagtctaggtgcatTAAAatgcaagggctgaaaaatcctacattactagggtaccctccctacactatggagccctaaatacaaggcccaaaaataatgaaaccctaatctaatatgtacaaagataagtgggctcatatttagcccatgggcctaaaatctaccttaaggctcatgagaacacTCGGCCTTCTCCTGtatctctggctcaatcttcttgaagtcttctatccaatgccctttgGGAGGTAGCATTACATCCGCCTTGTTGAGGCAAATATGTGTCAATAAGGTTTCTCTGCAACAATGAATAACAAATGTTTGACAGATCCTAAAACCTCATAAATGGGGTCCATAATGGCTATATGCCAACAACCTAATCATAAGCATCATAAGGAAACAATTAATCCTAGTATGAGATTGCTAATTATTGGCAAAGAACATATTCAAGATGAAAGCAAATAGATGGTTGAATTCAAGGTGGAAAATGGCATGAAAATTTTGAGGATTAACATGAAGAATGGTAATTATCCAAGTGGTCGAATGATTAAGCCTTCCACGAATGTCCAAAAGGAGGAACGGATAATTCATCaataaaaggaaagatcactCACACTCAAATGTTTGACTAGGACATAGAAGAGAAGGTCTGCGATTTTGTCTTCTATGAAGAAAATgagtgggagtcgccaccaacgcttATTTatggaaaacgttagaaaaaaaccaaaaagaaggtttgcgaattttgaaaaaaagaggtttgggagttgtttacgtatagggaaggtgttagcacccaaTACGGTCATCACAAAgaatgacaacctttaatcgagtaaGCAAAATgtaacttcaaaattatttattttcccaagaGCAGTgaattctcttttttattatttttttgaatcgacaagggtgttgcccttgctcctacgtatccccaggtgcaatgaggaaatcagacttacgtagttctttacaaaaaaagtttgtgtgttgaattgattttaacttttttgagagatatgtcgtaattacaaaagaaaagtcTTTAAGGCGCTGGACCTTGAAaagatctcaagtgatatttgacgaAAATAAGTTTGCTTGTGAATTGATTTCTTTTTGATTTGGTTTTGTTCGTTGGTCGGATATCCTTTATATCCACCTATTATGAATATGATGAATATCTCTGAGCGCGCGAGGCGAGTCCAGGACCCAGCATCGGGCGCTACAACAACAAAATGCTCTTGGAGAATTAATTGGCAAGTTTGAGACTTAGCCTGACAACTTAAAGTAAAAGGAAGTAAACATAACGGAATCGCGGGAACAACATAAAtacaaaaatcatgaaaaatacgagaaataatgaaatttagTGCGTCAGAAATCGTAAATTATGGAAacgaatttaaattaattcaagaaatataggattggatttcatcgttcataccatatagaaatcattttctaacattattgaTGCATATATAGTTATCACAAGTCGATCCTTCACACTTGGAACCTAAGAATACTTAGTGAATATCGATCCCTCACATATGCACTAAATACCCCAGCATTACAATTTTATTCTCATGCTTTTTTGTAATCAAGACGTTATGCTCTATTCCCAACAACGTAAcataaagagtaaaatcattcgGTTTGGATTCTAAGATTACCTTCTGAtctcacttaaaatccaatttcatgacactagtgatcaaCTAGGATAGAGAATTACGCgtagaatgaaattaccaataatgagtagaaaagattaataCATACATAATATAAAAGGGACCCGCAAGTGTATAGAGGTTACATCCAatcttttaagaaaaactaatcgATCATTGTGCAGAGCACAAGACTAATAAGAGAACTGGCATAGGAAACAATCCACAGACACAATTCTGCAGCGCCTCGGCTCCACTTTTCCTCTTCCCTTGCagggctatttatagaaaattccATTTAGTGCAGGGGAAACTCGCCCAAGCAAGCtggagctcgcccaggcgagttgctTGCTTAGGGCTAAAGTTTCCTCTTAGCCAAGGCGAGCTAGATGCTAGTTTGGGCAAATTTAGGGTCagaaaaatttatgaaattaccATTTTACCCTTCCTTGTGGATTTGTTTCTagatctaacaaacaaccatcaaaaccctAAGTGACCCCTTCGCCTTGCACCATAACCAGTGCCAAACACCGTAATTCGATTGGTAATGATCATAACATTATACTCAAATGATAAAAGCATTATACTCGAATGATAAACGCATTATAcctagatgaaattagggtttgaCAGTTTcctctctttacttatcttttattgaaaataaaaaaagtaaagataatGACACTAATTTATTCGAGCAATCTTGTTATTCAAAGCCTCATGACAAAGAAAACAAACTAGTGCAACTGATAAAACAGAAGGACATTGAAGTCTGATAGGGCATAAAGAGCAGAGGACATTGActttgaagtcttgtaaagcataaaCAGAAGACATCGAAGTCTCGTAAAGCATAAAAAAACAGAAGacatgaagtcttgtaaagcgtAAAAATAGAAGACATCAAAGTCtctgaaaagcataaaaatagaagacattgaagtcttcaaaggcataaaatagaagacattgaagtctttgaaaagcataaaaacagaagacattgaagtatttgtaaatcataaaaacaaaagacattgaagtcttgtaaatcataaaaacaaaagacattgaagtcttgtaaagcataaaaacagaagacattgaagtctaaggaaacataaagatagaggatgttgagtcctctGGACACATAAAGACAGAgaacattgagtcctatgaaaagataaagatggaggacgttgagtcctatgaaaacataaagatggaggacattgagtcctatgaaaacataaagatgGAGGACGTTGAGTCCAAGGAAACATAAAggcagaggacgttgagtcctatgaaacaacaataaaggatgttgagtcctatgaaaacataaagcaaaggacgttgagtcctatgaaacaaaaaacaaaggatgttgagtcctatgaaacatgccaataggtactagtacccaagggctcaaccttataagaaagcaagaggttgactctaTAAGAGGGTCTCTCATCCTCAactcaaaagataggacattgGACTTTGGAAATtagtatataaagagaaatctatgcacttatagcCTGATATGAGTTTTGGAATGCAGaggcatgcaaccttcatcttgaaatgcagtaaatgtaGGCTTTGCATCTAGCAATGTAGAATGTTTTGAATCATCAAAATTGTGCAATGCTCATGaccttttttcttcatttggtgattttgatttttggtatgaaaaacacagattgactgtctctttctgaaaaaacaatgattaatgcaaccTCATATTATCTTTTGTAGGTCTCTTCAAATATCctctcagagtgtatgtttatTATGATTTAAACTTTGGCAATTTCAGAAGATGGCATTAAAGTCATTCCACGTTTAATTAGTTGACTAAAGCATTAATTTGAGGGTtcgcccctttttttttgtttaaaacttcGATTACTCTACACATCAAAGAAGATATTATGCCTTGGGTTGACTGCATGGACCTTTAAGGGATGGAAATGGATAgttacactttggtatatgGCCGAGTGAAACTTTCCTGATCTAAGATCACATAGAAATGCCATAGGTTTATCGATCCTATTGAGGCTCGATGATATCGGCCGATCCCGAAAGGAATTATGTAACAATGGAGGCCTATGATTCAAAAGGAATCTCATTGGCTTGGAGTGAGAAACTAATGTTGTGCATACTTTACTATCACAATTTCCTTTGGTCGTCTTCCACGAGCTCCTTATTGAATGAGTTTCCTTCTCAAGTTGTCCAAGTGCTAACCTTGGGTTTTTTGTGTGCAGGATTTATTCCAAAAtccaaaatcaaaagaaaaattagtcaTTTCTTGATCCACATGGACTTTATTGGCCATTAATGTGGTCACGGGTAAGAAGGCTATGAATGAAAGGATCAGAGAGACTCAAAAAGTGTTTAAgagttatattgagtaagaacctcaagagccttgcttgtacttttattcatttcaagtttttgggttgggctctactccaattgtcttatacattaatccttattgcacttttgtgccttccttgtaaaatttgGAGGACACtcgtctttttttttcttttttctgcttTACTCGCCTTTGGTGGATTTGCTTTCTGCtcttttttttacatcattGTTGCCTAACCTAGAGCTTAGTAAacctcatgcatgtgttgttttcATTGCTCTTCCTGCCAATTTAGTGGTGGTTTTTACTCTGggttcttttttttaagaaaataattgcaTTTGGCTCATAAtgggtagcaagggataaattagttttttaggaTAAAgaaacatggccatgtgtcatttcaaatcttgactagactTTTACAGTTTGGATTTTTGGATGAAACCTCTGATGAACAAGCCCCTAATCGCTTTCATTTCTCACCTTTcccctttccttcttcttcctccctttttttatcatcaaattttttataaccCTAACTTTTCCTAGGTCGCCCTTTTCGGGTTTTTAACCTATCGGGTGAGCATTTCCTATCATTGCCCTAGTATAGGGTTCAACGGTATCTATAGCTATcgtttgtcatgaccttgtagtaaGAAGAACCGAAAGAAATTGTGTAGGTTCTCGAAAAAGAATTTCCAAGGATGAGAAAAGTTTAAAAGATTTTCAATCAACCGATTAAAACCCAAAcaactcaattatttttttttgcaaaactcTTGAAGATGATGCATGTTTGTACTTAACATTCATTTAGCAAAACAGTCAATCAagtgttttgtttaattttaatcaacgTTTATGGCACCCCCACCAAACGTGCTAAATGTGCGATCTCTAATCGAGAAGACTTGGAAGTTGGCTCTAGAGTGCAGGTCATGTGAGTGAGCAAACCAATGGCATACATTCATATTCCAGATCaagttaaataaatatgcaaagatgtaattgtgagagaatgagagacaatgacatcaaattcatccatattattagcattgtgactgttgtCTACAATAATAGCATAAACCTGAACATCCTTATGAGTCCTTGGAAATATCCagcaacaaccttcaaatttccCCAAGCATCATGCATAGTATCTCTTGACAATGTTAGAATTCACAAGTGATTTTCCTTCTCAAATCTCAGCTAGCCTACATCAatcagactttgcaccttatgtttcagggtcatatAGTGcttaatggaatgccccagaacTCCCCCATTATAAGCACATGTCACATTCGAGTTGTATCCTCggggaaatggaggttgaggaatcttTGCTAGgcttatggctaccattgcattattgagaAGATAAGGGAGTAAGTCAGCATATGACATCGGGATTGGGGTTATTCTATAGGATTCTTTTATGGGAAATTCCTTCCCTGATTGGTGTTTTGGTTGGTATTAGGGGTGGTGTTTGGTCTTGGATGTGCTGCGGGTGGATGTTGTGGTcgatttaggggtggcctttgtggcTGACCGGGTGTTTTTGGTTggtagggtggtgggtaatgggCAGGATTGACATTGGCCGAGTAGTGATATTGCCGGGGAGGATATTGATACATGGGATTATAAGGGGCTAATGGAAAGTTTGGCCACGTGGGCATTGCAGCCACAACATGAGGTTCTCCCTCCTTCTTCCTCTCACCACTCCTCTCGAGTCCCTCATTACTAGGATTCATAGAagcaacataattaaatttcccTTTCCTCAAACCTGCTTCAATTCTCTCACCAGGAAACACTAGATCTGCAAAACTTAAAGGCATGTAACCTATcattttctcatagtagaacaccgacAGTGTGTCcattatcattgttatcatctctctTTCTGCCATAGGGGGCACTACTTGAGCTGCTAGGTCTCGCCACCTTTGAACATGTTCTTTGAAAGACTCATTGTCTCTCTTGGACAGGTTTTGCAGTTGCGTTCTGTTTGGCACTATGTCAGagttgtattggtactgcctaatgaaagcATCCATCATATCCCTCCAAGAGCGGATTCGAGTGGATTCCAGGTTAGTATACCAGATAATAGTCGCCCCAGCCAGGCtttcttgaaaaaaatgcatcagTAGCTTCTCCTCCTTCGCATAAGCCTCCATTCTTCTACAATACATCCTTAGGTGGTTCTTAGGGCAAGAGGTCcttttgtatttatcaaaatctggcaccttgaacttcgggggaatagtCACATCGGGTACCAAACATAGCTCTAACATGTCGGCAAAACCAGAACTTCTTCCTCCTTCGATGGCGCGTAACCTATCCTCCATATGCTCAATCTTTTCCTTCTTAAATACTACAGGAGGCCCTTCTCCCCTCACAAAATGCAAAGGTTGTGATAACATGTGATGTTGAGAGGCTCCAGGAGTGTTCAACGTAGGGATGCCAAAAGCTGCATGCCCTTCAATAGTATATCTTGGATGGGGCTCGAAACCTGTTATAGTGTGGTCTATGGGAGCTTCTTGTGCCTCCTCCCTAGCATTAGAGTTATAGGCTTGAGTCTGATTGGGTTAAGTTTGATGATTCTCAGTACAAACAGGGATATGATTAGTAACATTCTCGGCAGACACCTGTACAACcatgggtggtgtatagttaaGAGGCAGAACATATGGTGGAAAAGTATATCTATTATGGCTTTGGGTGTACTGAGGCCCATATGCAGTTACCCCGTCACACCTCCTTGACCTTCCACATCCGTCACTAGGTGACTTTCTTGATTAAAAACGGGTTGGTGAGTTGGGTCCCTCTCAGTAGTGGTACTGGTAGCAGCAGCTACAGCAGTGTTAACCTCCATTATCTTCCTCATAtccatcattgtcatcattttctccttcATGGCCTCCATATCGACCTTCATTTGTTCCTGCACttcctctatttcactcattatCTTGGTCTTGGCACGCATCCGGTAAGGGTGTCGTAACGCGCggtctttgttttttattacaatggttttttttttagtttaaggaaagaatgcaatgaatgAGCTAGAGCTATGATTAATGAACACGAAGAGCGATGAAAACAAAGATTCCTCGCTTGATTGTGCACGTCATTTTTAATATCCATAAAAGGCTTTTTCCCTTCCTTTTTTAAGGGGTGATGAGCTAACATTCACTAACCCAATGTGCACCATCATGCAAAAAGATGGCCATGTTTCCATTGCATGGATAAATGTTGCATGATCATTAGAATGCATGGACATACAAGGCGTGAGCAATATGTGTGAGGAAGACGCACAAAATGCGATGATTCATACTAACATGATGCTATAAGATATGCAATGAATATGACGTGAATGACTAACTATGATATGCAAAATATTAACTTATACGACATGCATTGTATGCAAAGAAAGAAACCTAATGCGTATGGGTAAGAAAAATTTAAGGCAAAAGAACAAGAAAGCTCTGTGTCCCTAATTCGGCAGCCTAACGGCATAGATCTAATGGTTAACTATCAATGACATTTTCCATGGGTAGCTTTAAACAAGTTTCACCGGCCTCTAGAGCTAGCAACCCCTTTTGTAACAACATACGTGGTAGTAGGCAACCTACCGGTGGTGATGCGTTACTCGAGATGAGGCTTCACGATAGTCAGGAAAGTCCAAGGCCCATTGTGACACTCGTTAGAGCTCCACTCCCTATGGCCCACTCAGACCCAGGTATAGGGTCCATCATCTCAAAGTGTATGATAAGGCGTGGGTGAAATGTGTGAGTGGAGCAACCTAGATGACTATGCAACCCTACTTGCAAAACAACCAGAAAATTCCCAGACAAGTACAACAGGTGTCATCCACCCTAGGATTCAATACCAATTATTTCTACCCACAAAGCAATAAATAAACACAATCATACACACGAAGAAAACAACCAAGCAATATATATGCACGTGATAGCATAACAACGGATAAAAGAAgcgggataaaaaaaattgcgaaaAAGAACGAAATGGGAACAATAATGAATAGCAACAAGGCgcattaatgaataaaaaaaggaaaataaaaagaaaaaaaatcatgatgaaatcgcacactcgattaaaagACTTGACTCTCTAACGAcctccccagtggagtcgccatctgTCGCAACATAACATCACAATGGGAcggcaaaagaaaaataaagagtgaTTTTGTCTTCTATGAAGTgctggatcaagtggcctcggaataattaagaaagggggggggggggggttgaattaactATGAacatgtcttgactaattaaaaaattatccttcttaatgttactagattcaattaggctttacaactaagttatgagaaagtaaagaataaaaacaatagcttagacaaaagtaaagcgaaaataaaaagtgcatagcgaaaaagtaaagagtgtagggaagaagaaagcaaacacaagatttatactggttcggccacaactcgtgcctacgtctagtcctcaagcaacccatggttcttgagattttcaataaccttgtaaaatcctttaaaagcaaagatccacaaaggatgtgccctcctttgttctctttgaacaaccaattagatataccctctacttgaagcgaaccacaaaggatgtaccctcccttgtgttcactattacaaccaagaagctacccgcTTCTTACACATAATTCTCAaatggttagttctttgaattcagtgtttgggcaaagaattctcagacgctTAGTTCATTGaattctttgattggggaatcaaaagaattctcagacggttagttctttgaattcttttggcaagagggagaaggaaagaatcaaaagaattctcagacggttagttctttgaattcttttggcaagagggaaaaggaatgaagaagaagaataacacaagtttttggccaatgaacttttcttgataaagaaagtattgaacaaaaacccTTAGAAGAAAGTTGAGAATGAATTAGAAtgtcagtttttaaaatttgtgccatagtcacatatttatagtcatttgatgactcaagttaaagtttgtgactcttggaaatttctttaaaactagtcactttaaaagttgtgactctcttgaaaactagtcactttaaaagttgtgactctttttgaaaactagtcactttaaaagttgtgactctttaaaaaatcttcagaaactagtcactttaagaattgtgacttttggtaatttaattttcaaaataagtcactggtaatcgattaccatcatagtgtaatcgattacacatcaacatgaagaaaacgAGTGGGAGTCTTGAAAAGAAGGAGTTCAGAAGTTGTTTATGCATAGGGAAGGTGCTAGCACCAATGCGGT encodes the following:
- the LOC114398588 gene encoding uncharacterized protein LOC114398588; this encodes MRAKTKIMSEIEEVQEQMKVDMEAMKEKMMTMMDMRKIMEVNTAVAAATSTTTERDPTHQPVFNQESHLVTDVEGQGGVTGEEAQEAPIDHTITGFEPHPRYTIEGHAAFGIPTLNTPGASQHHMLSQPLHFVRGEGPPVVFKKEKIEHMEDRLRAIEGGRSSGFADMLELCLVPDVTIPPKFKVPDFDKYKRTSCPKNHLRMYCRRMEAYAKEEKLLMHFFQESLAGATIIWYTNLESTRIRSWRDMMDAFIRQYQYNSDIVPNRTQLQNLSKRDNESFKEHVQRWRDLAAQVVPPMAEREMITMIMDTLSVFYYEKMIGYMPLSFADLVFPGERIEAGLRKGKFNYVASMNPSNEGLERSGERKKEGEPHVVAAMPTWPNFPLAPYNPMYQYPPRQYHYSANVNPAHYPPPYQPKTPGQPQRPPLNRPQHPPAAHPRPNTTPNTNQNTNQGRNFP